The genomic DNA CCACCACGTGATACCCCTGCGGGGGCTCGCCCAGCAGCAGCATGGACAGCAGCAGCGTGAAGATGGGCGCGAGATTCATGAAGAACACCGGCAACTGCGCCCCCGCCTGGGCCACGGCGCGCTGCCAGCACACATAGGCCAGCAGCGAAGGAAAGAGCCCGACATAGGCGATGATGCCCGCCGTGCGCCATTCCCAGACGACCGGCGCATAGCCGCCATAGCGCAACTCCAGCGCGGCCATGGGCAGGGCGAAGAGGATGCCCAGGAACATCTGCGCGGCCAGCGCGGCGTGGCCGGGCAGGCCGGTCTGGCGGCGTAGCAGCAGCCAGGTGTACAGGCTCCACATGAAGGTGCCGGCCAGCATGTAGAGATCTCCCGGCACGAACTGCAGCAAGGCGAGATTGCCAGGGTTGCCGCGGACCAGGATCGTTCCCACCCCCAGCAGCGACAACGCCGCCCCCAGCACCGACAGGCCGCCCACCGGCACGCGGAACAGCACGAACCCGGTCAGCAGGATCCACACCGGCGTGGAGGCGCCGATCAGCGAGGTGTTGAGCGGACTGGACGTGGTCAGGGCCAGGTACTGCAAGGCGTTGTAGGACGCGACGCTCAGCAGCGCGGTCAGACAGAGAAAGCCCAGGTGCTGGCGCAGGAGGGCCTTGTGCGCGAGGCATGCCCGCCAGGCGAAGGGCAGCAGGATCAGCAGCGCCACGATCCAGCGCAGCAGGTTCAGGGTGAGCGGGGGAACGACGCCGACGGCCATGCGGCCCACGATGGCATTGCCGCCCCAGAACAGGGGCGGCGCGACCAGGACGGTCAAGAGTGCGGCTCGCATCGGGCAATGGCGGCCGACGCGCCGCAGGGGCGTGCCTGCCTGTCTCCTTGTGGGTGGGCCGGTCGTTTGGTCTGACGCCGCATTGCCGGTCCAGCCGATTATGGCATGCGGGCCTGGCGGTGATACGATCACCCCCATCATGATCGTGACCGCGCCGTTCGCCTGCTCCAGCCTGCGCGCCGCCCCTGACCAGGCGGCCGGGCCTCGCGTGCGCGAGCACTACGTGCTCAGGCCTGACCGAGACGCAGAGTCCTGAGCCCGACGG from Orrella dioscoreae includes the following:
- a CDS encoding DMT family transporter encodes the protein MTVLVAPPLFWGGNAIVGRMAVGVVPPLTLNLLRWIVALLILLPFAWRACLAHKALLRQHLGFLCLTALLSVASYNALQYLALTTSSPLNTSLIGASTPVWILLTGFVLFRVPVGGLSVLGAALSLLGVGTILVRGNPGNLALLQFVPGDLYMLAGTFMWSLYTWLLLRRQTGLPGHAALAAQMFLGILFALPMAALELRYGGYAPVVWEWRTAGIIAYVGLFPSLLAYVCWQRAVAQAGAQLPVFFMNLAPIFTLLLSMLLLGEPPQGYHVVALALILLGIWLAQRQSARGAANAVSARGSG